In Hamadaea flava, a genomic segment contains:
- a CDS encoding aminotransferase-like domain-containing protein — protein sequence MSPAQLISFARGAPSLDIVDIDGLKTAAVRAFDADPAGVTAYGNSLGYQPLREWIAAKHGVPVDQVMVTNGSLQADAFLFEHLVQPGDHVIVEKPTYDRTLLNLRNRGAVVHQVTLEPDGISVTELRALLEAGVRPKLAHIIPNYQNPAGVTLSEEKRHALLALAREFDFVIFEDDPYADIRFRGEALPQLISLDTDGVVVHACSFTKTVCPGVRVGYLIGPSRIIDGIAKTATNTYISAGQVAQGIVHQFCVSGDIDRSIAKVSAALGERAKVLGESLRTRIPGVEFTEPDGGYFLWIELPDDVHVDKLLPEAATRGVAVVKGSDFLLEGGEHALRLAFSAVTVDEIDEGVRRLAEAIDAVRG from the coding sequence ATGTCCCCTGCGCAGCTCATCTCGTTCGCCCGTGGTGCCCCGTCGCTCGACATCGTCGACATCGACGGGCTGAAGACCGCGGCCGTCCGTGCGTTCGACGCCGACCCGGCCGGGGTGACCGCCTACGGCAACAGCCTCGGTTACCAGCCGCTCCGGGAATGGATCGCGGCCAAGCACGGCGTACCCGTCGACCAGGTGATGGTCACCAACGGGTCGCTGCAGGCCGACGCGTTCCTCTTCGAGCACCTGGTCCAGCCCGGCGATCACGTGATCGTGGAGAAGCCGACCTACGACCGGACGCTGCTCAACCTCCGCAACCGCGGCGCGGTCGTCCACCAGGTGACGCTGGAGCCGGACGGCATCTCGGTCACCGAGCTGCGCGCGCTGCTCGAGGCGGGCGTACGCCCGAAGCTCGCGCACATCATCCCGAACTATCAGAACCCGGCCGGGGTCACCCTGTCGGAGGAGAAGCGGCACGCCCTGCTGGCGTTGGCTCGTGAGTTCGACTTCGTGATCTTCGAGGACGACCCGTACGCCGACATCCGCTTCCGGGGCGAGGCGCTGCCCCAGCTGATCTCGCTCGACACCGACGGCGTAGTCGTGCACGCCTGCTCGTTCACGAAGACGGTCTGCCCCGGTGTCCGCGTCGGCTACCTCATCGGGCCGAGCCGGATCATCGACGGGATCGCCAAGACGGCGACCAACACCTACATCTCCGCCGGCCAGGTCGCCCAGGGCATCGTGCACCAGTTCTGCGTCTCCGGCGACATCGACCGGTCGATCGCCAAGGTGAGCGCCGCCCTCGGCGAGCGAGCCAAGGTGCTCGGCGAATCGTTGCGTACGCGGATCCCGGGGGTCGAGTTCACCGAGCCCGACGGCGGCTACTTCCTCTGGATCGAGCTGCCGGACGACGTCCACGTGGACAAGCTCCTGCCGGAGGCGGCCACCCGTGGGGTCGCCGTCGTCAAGGGCTCCGACTTCCTGCTGGAGGGCGGCGAGCACGCGCTCCGGCTCGCGTTCTCGGCGGTCACCGTGGACGAGATCGACGAGGGCGTACGCCGGCTGGCCGAGGCGATCGACGCCGTCCGCGGCTGA
- a CDS encoding GNAT family N-acetyltransferase codes for MEIRLATSSDLPGCSAIEVDAGRLFADVGMDEIAGDEGAPLSVLAEHQTAGHAWVAEVDGTVVGYLIAMPVDGCLHVEQISVRPAYGRRGIGAALLEAAAQCALAENRSAMTLTTFVEVSWNAPYYARHGYRLLSADELTPGLQAIREREAAMGLDKWPRAAMRRDLP; via the coding sequence ATGGAGATTCGGCTGGCGACTTCGAGCGATCTGCCCGGCTGTTCGGCGATCGAAGTCGATGCGGGGCGGCTGTTCGCGGACGTCGGAATGGACGAGATCGCCGGGGATGAGGGCGCGCCGCTGTCGGTCCTGGCTGAGCATCAAACCGCTGGGCATGCCTGGGTCGCGGAGGTCGACGGAACCGTGGTCGGCTACCTGATCGCCATGCCTGTCGACGGCTGCCTGCACGTCGAGCAGATCTCTGTCCGGCCCGCGTACGGGCGACGGGGCATCGGCGCGGCGTTGCTGGAAGCGGCCGCGCAGTGCGCGCTCGCCGAGAACCGGTCGGCGATGACCCTGACGACCTTCGTCGAGGTGTCGTGGAATGCGCCCTACTACGCACGGCACGGCTACCGCTTGCTCAGTGCGGACGAGTTGACGCCCGGCCTACAGGCGATCCGGGAGCGGGAAGCCGCCATGGGGCTGGACAAGTGGCCGCGTGCGGCGATGCGCCGCGACCTCCCCTAG
- a CDS encoding NAD(P)H-quinone oxidoreductase, with amino-acid sequence MRAMTGDLVWREVPEPEPGPGEVLVEVAATAVNRADLLQVQGFYPPPPGAPAYLGLECSGRLADGSEVCALLAGGGYAERVAVPEGQLLPVPRGVSLIEAAALPEVACTVWSNVTMVGRLAAGETVLIHGGGSGIGTFAIQYAKALGARVVATARREKHEKLRELGADELLDYREDDFSGVQADLVLDIIGGAYLGKNVTALTTGGRLVIIGLQGGRRAELDLGALVSKRLTVAGTTLRSRPVAEKAAIVSAVREQVWPMLEDGRIRPVIDETFPVEEAAKAHERVAANAHLGKVVLTVSAA; translated from the coding sequence ATGCGTGCAATGACTGGTGACCTCGTCTGGCGCGAGGTACCCGAGCCCGAGCCGGGTCCGGGCGAGGTGCTCGTCGAGGTCGCCGCGACGGCGGTGAACCGGGCCGATCTGTTGCAGGTTCAGGGGTTCTATCCGCCGCCGCCTGGTGCGCCGGCGTACCTCGGGTTGGAGTGCTCGGGCCGGCTGGCTGACGGGTCCGAGGTCTGTGCGCTGCTCGCGGGCGGTGGCTATGCCGAGCGCGTCGCCGTGCCGGAGGGTCAGCTCCTGCCCGTTCCGCGGGGTGTGAGCCTGATCGAGGCGGCGGCGCTGCCTGAGGTCGCCTGCACGGTCTGGTCGAATGTGACCATGGTCGGGCGGCTCGCCGCGGGCGAGACCGTGCTCATTCACGGTGGCGGCAGCGGGATCGGCACATTCGCGATCCAGTATGCGAAGGCGCTCGGCGCGCGGGTGGTCGCCACGGCTCGGCGGGAGAAGCACGAGAAGTTGCGCGAGCTGGGCGCGGACGAACTCCTCGACTATCGCGAGGACGACTTCAGCGGCGTACAGGCCGATCTTGTCCTGGACATCATCGGTGGCGCGTACCTGGGGAAGAACGTCACGGCCTTGACCACCGGCGGCCGGCTCGTGATCATCGGACTGCAGGGCGGGCGCCGCGCGGAGCTGGACCTCGGCGCGCTGGTCAGCAAGCGCCTGACGGTCGCCGGCACCACGCTCCGGTCGCGGCCCGTGGCGGAGAAGGCCGCGATCGTCTCAGCGGTACGCGAGCAGGTGTGGCCGATGCTCGAGGACGGTCGCATCCGTCCCGTGATCGACGAGACGTTCCCGGTGGAGGAGGCGGCGAAAGCGCATGAGCGCGTGGCCGCCAACGCTCATCTGGGGAAGGTCGTGCTGACCGTCAGCGCTGCTTAG
- a CDS encoding response regulator transcription factor yields the protein MTDKGLILVVEDEPAISDLVRLYLQRDGFGVHVERDGPAGLAAARRLRPVACVLDIALPGFDGTEICRRLRADDDWTPVVFLTARDDEVDRIVGLELGADDYLTKPFSPRELVARLRAVLRRSSGRPEPDRSRAVGGVRLDPVTRTVTANGRALALTATEFDLLAHLMQRPGRVFTREELLSAVWGYAAHGGTRTVDVHVAQVRAKLGDDATVIRTVRGVGYACATS from the coding sequence GTGACCGACAAGGGACTGATCCTCGTCGTGGAGGATGAGCCGGCCATCTCCGATCTGGTCCGGCTCTACCTCCAGCGGGACGGCTTCGGGGTGCACGTCGAACGCGACGGCCCGGCGGGGTTGGCGGCCGCCCGGCGGCTGCGCCCGGTGGCCTGCGTCCTGGACATCGCGCTGCCGGGCTTCGACGGCACAGAGATCTGCCGCCGCCTGCGCGCCGACGACGATTGGACGCCCGTCGTCTTCCTCACCGCCCGCGACGACGAGGTGGACCGGATCGTCGGGCTCGAATTGGGCGCCGACGACTACCTGACCAAGCCGTTCAGTCCGCGGGAACTCGTCGCCCGGCTCCGGGCGGTGCTGCGGCGCAGCAGCGGGCGGCCGGAGCCGGACCGCAGCCGCGCCGTCGGGGGCGTACGCCTCGATCCGGTCACCCGAACGGTCACGGCTAACGGGCGCGCACTGGCTCTCACCGCGACCGAGTTCGACCTGCTGGCCCATCTGATGCAGCGGCCCGGCCGGGTGTTCACGCGGGAGGAGCTGCTCAGCGCGGTCTGGGGGTACGCCGCCCACGGCGGGACGAGGACCGTCGACGTCCACGTCGCCCAGGTACGCGCCAAGCTCGGTGACGACGCGACCGTCATCCGCACCGTCCGCGGAGTGGGGTACGCGTGCGCGACGAGCTGA
- a CDS encoding HAMP domain-containing sensor histidine kinase: protein MTRPLQLVTPPRSGRAGLVTRAAFAGAAVALVSVLVTALVAIPIAVRVSDNRARQVLAEEAQLVTEVLRNRIDRGRTADEERLATTLRKRDVEIYLIRNGVSDRAGLPESVVKMVTAGQSVSQRMSLVNGRISLVEGRPVGDGDGVVLTAPAATGTAWAVLKGLWLPLGAGLLAGILAGVLLARRLTRPLRNAAVAAARIRAGDHAVRVPIEDPPEVADLALALNELAGALAVSEARQREFLLSISHELKTPLTTLRGYAEALADGVVQENETAPVGTTMLGEADHLARLIDDLLALARLDAVDFPLQTAVVDLVPVVRAVREAWQPRCTAHGVPLAVRVPDAELMVTTDAGRVRQVIDGLLENALRVVPPGRPIVVELTASLAVAIIQVRDGGPGFTDDDLAVAFQRGALHQRYQGVRKVGSGLGLALAAGLVRRLGGTISAGHAPEGGAALTVTLPRQ from the coding sequence CTGACCCGGCCGCTCCAGTTGGTCACGCCGCCACGATCGGGCCGGGCCGGGTTGGTCACCCGGGCGGCGTTCGCCGGGGCGGCGGTCGCGCTGGTGTCGGTGCTGGTCACGGCGCTCGTCGCGATTCCCATCGCGGTACGCGTCTCGGACAACCGGGCCCGCCAGGTGCTCGCCGAGGAGGCGCAGCTGGTGACCGAGGTGCTGCGCAACCGGATCGATCGGGGGCGGACGGCCGACGAGGAGCGCCTGGCGACGACGCTGCGCAAACGGGACGTCGAGATCTATCTGATCCGCAACGGGGTCAGCGACCGGGCCGGGCTGCCGGAATCGGTCGTCAAGATGGTGACCGCCGGGCAATCGGTCAGCCAGCGGATGTCGTTGGTGAACGGCCGGATCTCGCTGGTCGAGGGCCGCCCGGTCGGCGACGGCGACGGCGTCGTGCTGACCGCTCCGGCCGCCACCGGGACCGCCTGGGCCGTCCTCAAGGGACTGTGGCTGCCGCTCGGGGCCGGTCTGCTCGCCGGGATTCTGGCGGGCGTGCTGCTGGCGCGACGCCTCACGCGGCCACTGCGGAACGCCGCGGTCGCCGCCGCGCGCATCCGGGCCGGGGATCACGCGGTACGCGTACCGATCGAGGATCCGCCGGAAGTGGCCGATCTGGCGCTGGCCTTGAACGAGCTGGCCGGCGCGCTGGCCGTCTCCGAGGCCCGGCAACGCGAGTTCCTGCTCTCCATCTCACACGAGCTGAAGACGCCGCTGACCACGCTGCGGGGCTACGCCGAAGCGCTCGCCGACGGGGTGGTCCAGGAGAACGAGACCGCCCCGGTCGGCACGACCATGCTCGGCGAGGCCGACCATCTGGCCCGGCTCATCGACGATCTGCTCGCCTTGGCCCGCCTGGACGCGGTGGACTTCCCGCTCCAGACCGCCGTCGTGGATCTCGTGCCGGTCGTGCGGGCGGTGCGCGAAGCCTGGCAGCCTCGGTGCACCGCTCACGGCGTACCCCTGGCGGTGCGGGTTCCCGACGCGGAGCTGATGGTGACGACGGATGCCGGGCGCGTGCGGCAGGTGATCGACGGCCTGCTGGAGAACGCGCTGCGGGTGGTCCCGCCGGGCCGGCCGATCGTGGTCGAGCTGACCGCGAGCCTGGCCGTGGCGATAATTCAGGTCCGCGACGGCGGGCCGGGCTTCACCGACGACGATCTCGCCGTCGCCTTCCAGCGTGGCGCACTTCACCAGCGTTACCAAGGGGTACGCAAAGTGGGCAGCGGGCTCGGCCTGGCCCTGGCGGCCGGACTGGTACGCCGCCTGGGCGGGACGATCAGCGCCGGGCACGCGCCCGAGGGCGGAGCGGCGCTGACCGTGACCCTGCCCCGTCAGTAG
- a CDS encoding peptidylprolyl isomerase has protein sequence MADARYAILHTSLGPIRLELYGNHAPKTVRNFTELAEGTREYTDPNTGQPGNGPYYEGTPFHRVIEGFMIQTGDPTGTGRGGPGYTFDDEFHPELQFDKPFILAMANAGPKTNGSQFFITVGPTPWLNFKHTIFGKVADEASEQVVMAIATTATDRSDRPTTPIVIEKVDIER, from the coding sequence GTGGCTGACGCCCGCTACGCAATCCTGCACACCAGCCTCGGGCCGATCCGCCTGGAGCTGTACGGAAACCACGCCCCGAAGACGGTCCGCAACTTCACCGAGCTGGCCGAGGGCACTCGCGAATACACCGACCCGAACACCGGTCAGCCCGGCAACGGCCCGTACTACGAGGGCACGCCGTTCCACCGCGTGATCGAGGGCTTCATGATTCAGACCGGCGACCCGACGGGCACCGGTCGTGGCGGTCCTGGCTACACCTTCGACGACGAGTTCCACCCGGAGCTTCAGTTCGACAAGCCGTTCATCCTCGCCATGGCGAACGCCGGCCCGAAGACCAACGGCTCGCAGTTCTTCATCACGGTCGGCCCGACCCCGTGGCTGAACTTCAAGCACACCATCTTCGGCAAGGTCGCCGACGAGGCGTCTGAGCAGGTCGTCATGGCGATCGCGACGACGGCGACGGACCGGTCCGACCGGCCCACCACGCCGATCGTGATCGAGAAGGTCGACATCGAGCGCTGA
- a CDS encoding peptide deformylase — translation MATSGADRAAEAFASELARWRLDRGMSKKQLAGLMGFDPSYVSHIEGRRHRPTEDFARRAEAVLATAGALWQRFQEYEEARHGRSAALIARDSPMPPQWLPPGTGLVVEHEEALLTYRDGQYVTTVRRSLYNAGVEPVSRYLIRVAVDRFPGDPQRSNRHHREHPLELDELELQASCGDGAAYERMHWRVKQDRDAFKEIWLLFENEDGRFPLYPGERTAVTYSYRVGEGKWGSWFQRAVRLPTRRMTVRIDLPQALDPQVWGVETSMSAEETPLRTLIEKQMEGDRAIFTWTTDNPSLNARFRLQWRFRAVSSAPPALHLPTGAAGQPLAPRLASVGVVQWPPPSEREPTAGRLRAAANGGHPLRTRARRLELPDEEEQARLIVADLTVALEEIGRLHPFNKGMGLAAPQLGVDAAAAVIRQPGRGEPFVLLNPVIVEESRQADEQPEGCLSYFDFRGWVRRPLRIVIEHQRFDGGRVVSTFERGLARLVGHEVDHLAGRLYVDRMPLDAPLIPLADYSSGPWVYDQQPLEQRAW, via the coding sequence ATGGCGACGTCGGGGGCCGACCGTGCGGCGGAAGCGTTTGCAAGCGAGCTGGCTCGCTGGCGGCTGGACCGCGGCATGTCCAAGAAACAGTTGGCCGGACTCATGGGTTTCGATCCGTCCTACGTCAGCCACATCGAGGGACGACGGCATCGGCCGACCGAGGACTTCGCCCGCCGGGCCGAAGCGGTGCTGGCCACGGCAGGTGCGCTCTGGCAGCGGTTTCAGGAGTACGAGGAGGCTCGGCACGGCCGATCGGCAGCGCTGATCGCCCGGGACTCGCCGATGCCGCCGCAGTGGCTGCCGCCGGGGACCGGACTGGTGGTCGAGCACGAGGAAGCACTGCTCACCTACCGCGATGGCCAGTACGTGACCACCGTCCGGCGATCGCTCTACAACGCCGGCGTCGAGCCGGTCAGCCGCTACCTCATCCGCGTTGCGGTGGACCGTTTTCCGGGCGATCCGCAGCGGTCCAACCGGCATCACCGGGAGCATCCGCTGGAACTCGACGAGCTGGAACTCCAGGCGTCGTGCGGCGACGGTGCGGCGTACGAGCGGATGCACTGGCGGGTGAAGCAGGACCGCGACGCCTTCAAGGAGATCTGGCTGCTCTTCGAGAACGAGGACGGCCGCTTTCCGCTGTACCCCGGCGAACGGACCGCGGTGACCTACAGCTACCGCGTCGGCGAGGGGAAGTGGGGCAGCTGGTTCCAGCGGGCAGTCCGCCTGCCGACCCGGCGGATGACCGTGCGGATCGACCTGCCCCAGGCGCTCGACCCACAGGTGTGGGGCGTCGAGACCTCCATGTCGGCCGAGGAGACCCCGCTGCGTACCCTCATCGAGAAGCAGATGGAGGGTGACCGGGCGATCTTCACCTGGACCACCGACAATCCCAGCTTGAACGCGCGATTCCGCCTGCAGTGGCGGTTCCGCGCGGTGTCGTCAGCGCCCCCGGCGCTGCATCTGCCCACCGGCGCGGCGGGCCAGCCGCTGGCGCCGCGCCTGGCGTCGGTCGGAGTGGTGCAGTGGCCGCCGCCCAGCGAGCGGGAGCCCACCGCGGGTCGGTTGCGCGCGGCGGCCAACGGAGGTCATCCACTGAGGACTCGTGCCCGGCGGCTGGAGCTGCCGGACGAGGAGGAGCAGGCCCGGCTGATCGTCGCCGACCTGACGGTGGCGCTGGAGGAGATCGGCCGGCTGCACCCCTTCAACAAGGGCATGGGCCTGGCCGCGCCGCAGCTCGGCGTGGACGCGGCTGCCGCGGTCATCCGCCAGCCCGGTCGCGGCGAGCCGTTCGTGCTGCTCAACCCGGTGATCGTGGAGGAGTCCCGGCAGGCGGACGAGCAACCGGAGGGCTGTCTGTCCTATTTCGACTTCCGGGGCTGGGTCCGAAGGCCGCTGCGCATCGTGATCGAGCATCAGCGCTTCGACGGCGGCCGGGTGGTGAGCACGTTCGAACGCGGCCTGGCCCGGCTGGTCGGGCACGAGGTCGACCATCTGGCCGGGCGACTCTACGTCGACCGGATGCCGCTCGACGCGCCGCTGATTCCGTTGGCCGACTACAGCTCGGGACCGTGGGTCTACGATCAGCAGCCGTTGGAGCAGAGGGCCTGGTAG
- a CDS encoding CBS domain-containing protein produces the protein MFVRDAMTKPILMVGPEHTLRQTAQLMAARRVGSAIVLDPDGAGVGILTERDLLYAIGAGKDPDIEVANGHITWDVVYARPDWSLEEAAMAMARGGFRHLVVMDEDEVLGIISVRDIMRVWAQLRAEAAASV, from the coding sequence ATGTTTGTCCGAGACGCGATGACCAAGCCGATTCTCATGGTCGGCCCGGAACACACGCTCCGCCAGACCGCGCAGCTCATGGCGGCCAGACGGGTGGGGTCGGCGATCGTGCTGGACCCGGACGGCGCCGGGGTAGGCATCCTGACCGAGCGGGACCTCCTGTACGCCATCGGCGCCGGCAAAGATCCCGACATCGAGGTTGCTAACGGGCATATCACCTGGGACGTCGTGTACGCCCGGCCGGACTGGTCGTTGGAGGAGGCCGCGATGGCGATGGCCCGCGGCGGCTTCCGGCACCTGGTCGTCATGGACGAGGACGAGGTGCTCGGGATCATCTCGGTCCGCGACATCATGCGGGTGTGGGCGCAGCTCCGAGCCGAGGCGGCGGCGTCCGTCTGA
- a CDS encoding rhomboid family intramembrane serine protease, with the protein MTSVGQVPVCYRHPSRETYLSCSRCGRPICPDCMIPASVGHQCPECVREGTRNQRAPVTAFGGDARAGAQGYVTKGLIAINVAMLLIGLLVSGAGSLFGGNWGGLLGGDSSLSEWGGMVGSRAVMSDGRLQAYDVIAQGEAYRFLTSMFLHAGILHLALNMWALWVVGRVIEQALGPVRFLALYLVAGLGGSLAVYLFTGPYLTVGASGAIFGLFAALFILLRRVGRDATGMLSLILINVVFTFVVPGISIAGHLGGLLTGAVAAAGLAYAPQKNRAVIQYASLGAVFVVIVAVTLIRAATLSY; encoded by the coding sequence ATGACTTCTGTCGGCCAGGTTCCGGTCTGTTACCGTCACCCCTCTCGTGAGACGTATCTGTCCTGCTCACGGTGTGGCCGTCCGATCTGCCCCGACTGCATGATCCCAGCGTCCGTCGGACATCAATGTCCGGAATGCGTACGCGAAGGCACCCGGAACCAGCGCGCGCCGGTCACCGCGTTCGGTGGCGACGCCCGGGCCGGTGCCCAGGGCTATGTGACCAAGGGCCTCATCGCGATCAACGTCGCGATGCTCCTGATCGGGCTCCTGGTAAGCGGGGCCGGCAGCCTCTTCGGCGGCAACTGGGGCGGCCTGCTCGGCGGCGACAGCTCGCTGAGCGAGTGGGGCGGCATGGTCGGCTCCCGGGCGGTCATGAGCGACGGCCGGTTGCAGGCCTACGACGTCATCGCGCAAGGCGAGGCGTACCGGTTCCTGACCAGCATGTTCCTGCACGCCGGGATCCTCCACCTGGCCTTGAACATGTGGGCGCTGTGGGTCGTCGGCCGGGTGATCGAGCAGGCGCTCGGCCCGGTGCGGTTCCTCGCCCTCTACCTGGTCGCCGGGCTCGGCGGCAGCCTCGCGGTCTACCTCTTCACCGGGCCGTACCTGACCGTCGGCGCGTCGGGCGCGATCTTCGGTCTGTTCGCGGCGCTGTTCATCCTGTTGCGCCGGGTCGGCCGGGACGCGACCGGCATGCTCTCGCTGATCTTGATCAACGTCGTCTTCACCTTCGTCGTCCCCGGCATCTCGATCGCCGGGCACCTGGGCGGCCTGCTGACCGGCGCGGTCGCCGCCGCCGGACTGGCCTACGCACCGCAGAAGAACCGCGCGGTCATCCAATACGCGTCGCTCGGCGCCGTCTTCGTGGTGATCGTCGCGGTCACCCTGATCCGGGCGGCGACGCTCAGCTACTGA
- a CDS encoding phosphocholine cytidylyltransferase family protein translates to MIGLVLAAGAGRRLRPYTDTVPKTLVPVDGETTIFDIALANLAAVGLTEITAVIGYRAEAVVARQAALEEKYGITLSLVHNDKAEEWNNAYSLWLAREHFARGALLVNGDTVHPQSVERTLLAAPANGITLAIDDQKKLADEEMKAIFSADGRLKRITKLMDPATADGEYIGLTRIQPEVAADLADALQATWERDPNLYYEDGYQEYANRGGLITGAPIGQVEWVEVDNHDDLARAREIACRY, encoded by the coding sequence ATGATCGGTCTCGTCCTGGCCGCCGGTGCCGGGCGGCGCCTGCGCCCCTATACCGACACCGTGCCCAAGACGCTGGTGCCGGTCGACGGCGAGACCACGATCTTCGACATCGCGCTGGCCAACCTGGCCGCCGTGGGCCTCACCGAGATCACCGCCGTCATCGGCTACCGCGCCGAGGCAGTGGTCGCCCGCCAGGCGGCACTGGAGGAGAAGTACGGGATCACGCTCAGCCTCGTCCACAACGACAAGGCCGAGGAGTGGAACAACGCGTACTCGCTGTGGCTGGCGCGCGAGCACTTCGCCCGGGGCGCGCTCCTGGTCAACGGGGACACCGTCCACCCGCAGAGTGTCGAGCGAACCCTGCTGGCCGCCCCGGCCAACGGCATCACCTTGGCGATCGACGACCAGAAGAAGCTGGCCGACGAGGAGATGAAGGCGATCTTCTCGGCCGACGGCCGGCTGAAGCGCATCACCAAGCTCATGGACCCGGCGACCGCTGACGGGGAGTACATCGGGCTGACCCGGATCCAGCCGGAGGTGGCGGCCGACCTGGCCGACGCGCTCCAGGCGACCTGGGAGCGCGACCCGAACCTCTACTACGAGGACGGCTACCAGGAGTACGCCAACCGCGGCGGACTGATCACCGGCGCACCCATCGGCCAGGTGGAGTGGGTCGAGGTCGACAACCACGACGACCTCGCCCGCGCGCGGGAGATCGCATGCCGCTACTGA
- the corA gene encoding magnesium/cobalt transporter CorA has product MADRIGNGETKGLRAWTAPVRGAVTRMWGGTFDESLPEEPGRSGIVDCAVYVDGVRREGALDYRAALEAARAEPNAFVWLGLNTPRPEEMAGIADAFGLHELAVDDVINAGQRPKLERYEDFTFLVLRSARYIPHEALSEHAEVVETGQVMLLIGDRFVITVRHGEACTLRGVRKELEGRPELLRLGTWAVAYAVTDHVVDLYVDASERLEDDLDLVEEKVFSREGTAQVQQIYQLKREMVEFKRAVLPLQRPIMALVGESSEVGKELRRYFRDVQDHLTRTVEQIAGFDDLLNSILQARLAQVSVEQNNDMRKIASWAGIAAFWTAVAGIYGMNFDKMPELHWQYGYPIIFAVMVGGSLLLFRLFRRSGWL; this is encoded by the coding sequence ATGGCGGATCGGATCGGCAACGGCGAAACCAAGGGATTGCGCGCCTGGACGGCTCCGGTACGCGGAGCGGTCACCCGGATGTGGGGCGGCACCTTCGATGAGAGCCTGCCGGAGGAGCCCGGCCGTAGCGGCATTGTGGACTGTGCGGTCTACGTCGACGGCGTACGCCGAGAGGGCGCGCTCGACTACCGCGCCGCCCTGGAAGCGGCCCGCGCCGAACCCAACGCGTTCGTCTGGCTCGGCCTGAACACCCCCCGTCCGGAGGAGATGGCCGGCATCGCCGACGCCTTCGGACTCCACGAGTTGGCCGTCGACGATGTGATCAACGCCGGGCAGCGACCGAAGCTGGAACGCTACGAGGACTTCACTTTCCTGGTGCTGCGGTCGGCCCGTTACATCCCGCACGAGGCGCTCAGCGAGCACGCCGAGGTCGTCGAGACCGGTCAGGTCATGCTCCTCATCGGCGACCGCTTCGTGATCACGGTCCGGCACGGCGAGGCGTGCACCCTCCGTGGCGTACGCAAGGAGCTGGAGGGCCGGCCGGAACTGTTGCGCCTCGGCACCTGGGCCGTCGCGTACGCCGTCACCGACCACGTGGTCGACCTCTACGTCGACGCGTCCGAGCGGCTGGAGGACGATCTGGACCTCGTCGAGGAGAAGGTCTTCTCCCGCGAGGGCACCGCCCAGGTGCAGCAGATCTACCAGTTGAAGCGGGAGATGGTGGAGTTCAAGCGGGCGGTCCTGCCGTTGCAGCGCCCCATCATGGCGCTGGTGGGCGAATCGTCCGAAGTGGGCAAGGAGCTGCGGCGTTACTTCCGGGACGTGCAGGATCACCTGACCCGGACGGTCGAGCAGATCGCCGGCTTCGACGATCTGCTGAACTCGATCCTGCAGGCGCGGCTGGCCCAGGTCTCGGTCGAGCAGAACAACGACATGCGCAAGATCGCGTCGTGGGCCGGTATCGCGGCGTTCTGGACGGCGGTCGCCGGGATCTACGGCATGAACTTCGACAAGATGCCGGAACTGCATTGGCAGTACGGCTATCCCATCATCTTCGCCGTGATGGTCGGCGGGTCGCTGCTCCTCTTCCGGCTGTTCCGCCGCTCCGGCTGGCTCTGA
- a CDS encoding glycosyltransferase family 2 protein: MKLSILMPVYNEEERLPEALKQALAVEYPCDVELVVVNDGSADRTREILESWEDARLRPINHERNKGKGAAIRTAVDAADGDYMVILDADLEYDPKDIPRLLEPVLDGKAKIVYGNRSFGGHAAFSFWYVMGNKGVTLFANILYNSYIGDLETCYKLMPLELYRSLAIKSKGFGMEAEVTGKLLRRRLRPYEVPISYHARTREEGKKITAMDGVEALLILMRERLRPVPKQR, from the coding sequence ATGAAGCTTTCCATTTTGATGCCGGTTTACAACGAGGAAGAGCGGCTGCCGGAGGCGCTGAAGCAGGCGCTGGCTGTCGAGTACCCCTGCGACGTCGAACTGGTCGTGGTCAACGACGGCAGCGCCGACCGGACCCGGGAGATCCTGGAGAGCTGGGAGGACGCCCGGCTCCGCCCGATCAACCACGAACGCAACAAGGGCAAGGGCGCGGCGATCCGCACCGCGGTGGACGCGGCCGACGGGGACTACATGGTGATCCTCGACGCCGACCTGGAGTACGACCCGAAGGACATCCCGCGCCTGCTGGAGCCGGTGCTGGACGGCAAGGCCAAGATCGTCTACGGCAATCGGAGCTTCGGCGGGCACGCGGCCTTCTCGTTCTGGTATGTCATGGGCAACAAGGGGGTGACCCTGTTCGCCAACATCCTCTACAACAGCTACATCGGCGACCTCGAGACCTGCTACAAGCTCATGCCGCTGGAGCTGTACCGCTCGCTGGCGATCAAGTCCAAGGGCTTCGGCATGGAGGCGGAGGTCACCGGCAAGCTGCTGCGCCGCCGGCTGCGCCCCTACGAGGTGCCGATCAGCTACCACGCCCGCACGCGGGAAGAGGGCAAGAAGATCACCGCCATGGACGGGGTCGAAGCGCTGCTCATCCTCATGCGTGAGCGCCTCCGCCCGGTGCCTAAGCAGCGCTGA